The Rhodospirillales bacterium genome includes the window AATGTGAACGCCGCCGACACGGGCCAGCTCATGCAGCCGCGCGCCACCGTGCGACACCACCAGCGGCAAAGCGCCGGCCTGATGCAAGGCCGCAGCAATATCAATGCACCCTTGCTCGGCGCCGCCGGGACCGAGCTCCGGAATAACCTGCATAATCACCGGTCTGTGTTGCTGCTGCGTGTCAGTCATTATCGGAGATCCGTTAATGACGTTTATATTTAAAGGAGCCCTTGGGCTTGTCCGTCCGGTCAAAGGCATAATTACCCTTGCTTTTCCGGGCCAGAGCCGCGTCGCCGTTATAAGGCCACAAACCGACCAGTTTCGCCACAATCAGGTAAACGTAGACCACCAGCGCCGGAACCGCAAACACCAGCGCCGCCGTTTGCTCCAGAAGCGGCCCGACGACCCCTTCCCAAACAGCCGGGTTCAACGAGGCCTTAACCCAGTCATAGGAATCGGGGGCATATTGCACCCAAAGCCAGCCCAGATCGCTCCACTGAAATGTCTCCAGAATCATCATGTAATCTTCTTCGGCCCGGCCATAGGCAATATAAACATCATGCCCCAAAACCGCCAGAAACGGTAACGCCAGTAAAAAACAAATCAGGCCTGCCATAATTAAATTCCCGTCTATCCCGTAAAACCACTGAATGCTCCGCAAAGCGAAACCCGTGCGGCCATTCTAGCAACATCCCGGTTTATTGGCAAAAGCAAAACATCCCGTCAAACAATTAAGACTTGAACTTTTCACCAACGCCCGCTAGGTTGCGGCATTATTTTGTACGGAGAGGTGGCCGAGCGGTTTAAGGCGCACGCCTGGAAAGCGTGTTGGGGGCAACTCCTCGCAGGTTCGAATCCTGTCCTCTCCGCCATTTACCGGCGCCCACCCGGCGTTTCCCTGAGAAGGATAGAAAACCGCGGTAATCTGGTCTTCTACGCTACAGACATTAATCGTTATAATTAAACGCTTCCATATGCATAGGACGAACCATTTCGGCGTAAGCCCGCTTCCATTCATACATATCAATCACACCGTCTTTGTGAACATTGACCTGATAAAATGATTTGCCAATAAAATCGAGGGGTGACAACCCGTCTTTACCCTCGTCGAAACGGCTAAGTCCTGATTGCTGCAAGAATTCCTGCCGGCTGACCGTTTCCTTAACGGGCTTGTCATCCGTGCGATACTCGACAATCTCCATCGTTTTACGCTCCATCGGGGTAAACGTCATGATGCGGGGGCGCTTCATCTCTATATTATCAATGACCTTGTTTCCATCCCGGTCAAAAAGACGAAACAGCGTCTCACCGATCTCGTCCCGTTCGAAAACCCCGTCTTGATTGCTATCGAATTTTTCCAGATTGATCGAATGAGGCAAAGCCTGTTCCACCGGCTCAACTTCCACCCGCACAGTTACCTTTTCGGCAGACGGTTCGGATTCCAGAATTTGTTCTGCTTCCTTTTGTAACTCATCACCGCTGATCTGTACCAATGGCTCGCTGGCATATGCGGGAAACACTATCGAAACCAGACCGGCAGTTAATAAAATATGGTGGATTTTCAACATGATATCTCTCCTCCACGGTTAAGTTCATCGTCCAAATAACCTCATATATGGCAAAACCGCCATATTTCAAGAACAGAGAGATTATTCAAAAATCCAGCCTGATCAGAAATATGGGAAACATACGACCTTTTAAATAAAAAAGGCGCCAACCCATGATAGCCGCCCATCAGGAAACATGGGGTATTTTTTTGTATTTTTATCTTGACCCAAATCAATTCATTGATACGATATCTAGTATATTTTTCTCCCTGATGGCACATCATCTTGTGTCTCTTCGCGAAAACATCACATTGAAATTATTCACCTCTTTCGTTCAAAAAAGGAGATTCCTCATGCCTCTTGACGCCATTCTTGCCCCCGCTACCCCAAAGAAAAACGATTCGTTTGACGCGGATAACATCACCACTCTTTTTGGCGGCACGGATGTCGATTGCTCGGAGGCCGTCAGCGAATATATTTCCAAGGAAGACTGGCGGATTAATGCCAACGCCAACACGGGCTATTCCAACGCCGGGCTGATTAACAATGTCGCGGGCAAGATCATTGCCAATTTCTGGCTTGATGAAGTCTACAGCGCCGAAGAAGGTCGCGCCCACCGCGAAGGTGACGTCCATATCCATGATCTGGATTGCCTGACCGGCTATTGCGCCGGATGGAGCCTGCGGGCCTTGCTCAACGAAGGATTCAACGGGGTCGCGGGCCGCGTATCATCCCGACCGCCGCGTCATTTCCGCGAGGCACTGGGACAAATGGCTAACTTTCTCGGAATTTTGCAATCCGAATGGGCGGGGGCGCAGGCTTTTAGCTCTTTCGATACCTATTTGGCTCCCTATGTGTTCCGGGATCAGCTCGGCTTTGAAGATATCAAAAAAGCCATCCGCCAATTTGTTTATAACCTGAACGTCCCAGCGCGCTGGGGCCAATCACCGTTCACCAACATCACGCTCGACATCACCCCGCCGGAAGATCTGCAAAACAATTTCCCGACCGCCGAGGATATTCATCTGTTCAAAGAGCTTGATGACAATGATCTCCTGAAAAAAGCGCAGCAGCGCGACATGGGAATCCGGACTCTGGAAGACATGACATACCGCCATTTCGTACCGGAAATGGAAATGATCGTCATTGCCTACTATGAAGTCATGACCGAAGGCGATTCGAATGGCCAGCCTTTTACCTTCCCGATCCCAACCGTGAATATAACGGAAGATTTTAACTGGGACACACCAGTGGCCAATGCCATTTTTGACAACACCGCCAAGGTGGGCTCGTCTTACTTCCAGAATTTCGTCGGCAGCCAGTACAAACGCGACGCCGACGGTAACCGCATTCCCAATCCGGAAGCATATTCACCCGGCGCGGTGCGCTCAATGTGCTGCCGTTTGCAACTGGATTTACGCGAACTGCAAAAACGCGGCAACGGCCTGTTCGGCTCGGCGGAAATGACCGGATCCCTAGGGGTTGTCACGATCAACATGGCAAGGCTGGGGTACAAGTACAAGGGAAATCATGACGGTTTAATGGAAGAGCTGGACCGCTTAATGGACATTTCCTATTCAACGCTGGAGAAAAAACGCAGCTTCGCGCAAGGGATGTACGACCGCGGCCTTTATCCTTACACGGCCCGTTATCTGCCGTTCCTGCGCAATCATTTCTCGACGATCGGCGTCAACGGCATGAACGAGATGATCCGCAACTTCACCGGCGATGAATATGATATCACCGATGAACGCGGCATCGAAATGTCGCTGAGCATTCTCGATCACATGCGTGATAAAATGAAAGGCTACCAGCAGGAAAGTGGCAATCTCTATAATCTGGAGGCCACCCCGGCAGAAGGCACGACCTACCGCTTTGCCAAGGAAGATAAAAAGCGGTTCCCCGATATCATCCAGTCCGGCTGCGGCGACCAGATTTACTACACCAATTCTAGCCAAATTCCGGCCGGGCATACCGATGATCCGTTCGAGGCGCTGGAACTGCAAAACGAATTGCAATGCAAATATACCGGCGGCACGGTTTTGCACCTGTACATGAACGAACAGCTCTCTTCGCCGGAAGCCTGTAAACGCTTTGTCAAAAAAGTCATCGAGAACTACCAGATGCCTTACATAACCGTCACGCCCGTGTTCTCAGTCTGCGATGAACACGGTTACCTGAAAGGCGAACAGCCCGAATGCCCACATTGCCATACGAAAACCAAAGTCTGGTCGCGGGTGATGGGATATTTCCGTCCGGTCGATTCCTTTAACATCGGCAAAAAAGGCGAACACGCCGAACGCCGTTTCTTCAAGGAAGAATGGGTCGATACCGGCAACCTGTTCAGTGGAAATTGATCCATGTCGAACGCCTGTCAAATAGAGGTAAAGCAAGAGCCGGGAACCTGTGAAAGAGCGGGAAGCCAGCTCTTGCCCGTCTATTCGGTAACCCCCTTTACCATGCTGGATTTCCCGGATAAAACCGCCTGTATTGTTTGGCTTTCGGGCTGCAACATGCGCTGCCGGTATTGCCACAACCCGGATATCGTTCTGGGCAAGGGCCGCGGCACGGTCGAAGATGTCATGCAATTCCTGCGCAAACGGCAAGGATTGCTCGACGGCGTAGTGCTATCGGGCGGCGAAGCATCGATCTGGCCCGATTTGCCTGGTTTTATCCGTATGGTCAAAAAAATGGGCTATGCGGTGAAGCTGGACACCAACGGCCTGCGCCCGGATGTCATAGCGGATTTCCTTGAAAATGACCTGTTGGATTATGTGGCTCTTGACTACAAAGCCCCACCGGAAAAATTTAAATACGTAACGGGCACGGATAAATTTGCTGCGTTTGAAAAAACACTGGCACTACTTTGTGCGCAAAAAAATGTACCGTTCGAAATCCGCACCACGGTCCATACGGCCCTGATGGATGAAAGCGACATTAACGCCATCATTACCGATCTGGAACAAAAAGCATATCGCGGTACCTATCATATCCAGAATTTCAGGGCCGATAACGACCGCCCGACTCTGGGAAAACTGAAAGAACAGCCGCGCCCGCTGGACCGCAGCAAAATCCGGACGAACACATCGTTCGCCTGCGCTTTTCGTAATTTCTGATACCCTACAGACCTGACAGGTTTTGATCCTTCGGCCAAGTCACTTTCCAGCCGAGCACCACCTTTTTCTCAGCCTTGGGCGCCAGCTTCATTTCCCAGCGCAGCAAACCTTTCACATCGTCGGCATCTTCTTCATATCCGGCGGTCGTGTTGTCCTTCACCAGCTTTACATCGATTTTCTCATTGCGCGGCGTCGGCACAGTTTCAGCCACAACAACGGTAACCGGCTGGTTATGAAGGTTCTGGATCGCTGTCACATAATGCCGTTCCAGCGTGTTATCGCGGGAAATCACCCCGGCATCCTTGCGCTCATCCAGCATCACTTTCCGGGTTACAGATACCTGATCGTCCACCCCGAAATATAGCGCATATTCCTCGGCCGGGCGCAGCAAAGGCAAAGCCGATTGCCCGACGAATGCCCCGTCACGGAACAGACTGACCGGCCCCGGCAACAACGGCGATTCTCCCTTCAATTTGGTTTGCGCCACCAGGAAAGCATCCGTGCTCATCTGTGGTTTCACGTGAATCATTATGGCACTTTCAGTATCAAACGCCCCGACCATCAATTTTGTTTCGCTGCCGTCCGCCAGCACCACCGCCGGCCCCGGAATTTTATATTCACTGACAAAGCCGCCGGTTTCGATCTCGGCGACAGCAAACTCTGCTTCTCTCATCGGCACAGGCGCGGCGGAAGACATCGCCATATTTTCTTCCATCGCTACCCCGTCCATACTATCCGACATCACCGCCATCGCCGTACCGCCCATACTCATGCTCTTCATCAGGCGCCCTCTGTTTTCCGGGCTCCATAGGTCAACCCACCACGGATTTAGATCCGGCAGGCTGGCGCCGCGCTGCGGCTGCGCCGTCGAAAGCGTCAAAACCACGCCGGACCAATCCTCGCCTGTGCGCTGACTGACAGCGCCATACTGGATAAGATCAAGCTTAGAAGCGCCCGTATCCAGCCGCGCATCATAAACCGGCTTCCAGCGGGCATTTGGCACCTGATAGCTCAGAGAAATCATCAACTGTGTTGCTGCCGCTGATTCCAGCGGTACCGACACCTCATAACTGCTGCGCTGGCCAGTCCGCAGCTGATTCAGCTCCTCGCGCACTTTCTGAATTTTCCGGTCCAGATCACGTTTTTTAATGCCCAGCTCCACCTCGGCTTTTAAAATCTCGGACATACCCTGATGAATCGTTGCCGCCGCCCCGGCCCACTGATCGGGCTTCAAATCCAGCTCAGCGATATCCTCGTTGGTCCGCAGCGTTGCTTGTTTGCCAATGTTTTCAAGAAACGTTTTGCGAACCTGAAGCGCCTGCCGCTCCGCATCCATCAAATAAACCTGATCTTGCAGCCCTTCCAGTTGATCGTTCAACTCTCTTTCCTTTGCGGATGCCAGCTCACTGGACGTCACCCGTTTGTGCGTCACAGCGCCAAATTTAACGGTCGCCGCCGCTTTGCCCTCCGCTCGCAGGGAATCGGGCAGTAAAATCGCTGGCAAATCCTGAAAAACAACGCTATGTGCCCCCGCCGGAATATCAACGACCGCCCAGCGTGTCACCGTCGCCCGGTTTGTATAAACGGTAACCGCCTGTATCTTGCTGTCCGCCACGACATCAGCGGCCTTTGCCACAGCCGGGAGTAAACCGAAAACCACCAGAAAAGCCAACAACACACGCGTCATCACAAAAATCTCCCTGAAAAATATACTTAAATCTGCAGATCTGATCTTAATACGATTTGCCGCAGGATCAAATAAATTGGGCAGAACCGGCAAAATAAGGCATAATAAACATATGGGAAAGATGGCTCTACACATGAATATGCTCAGAATATTCTGCCTGTTCTTGCTGGCATCCCTTGTGCTGTCTGGCCATAGCGCCGGTCTCCGCGCCCAAAATTTCGATACCACCTTCCAGTACAGATACACCATCCCCGAAACAATCGGTTTTGCCTATCATTCTCTGGCAAAATGGCACCCGCGATTTGAATTCTGGATTGCCAAACAACCGGCCTATATTGAGGCACGCCCCAGCCAAAAAGGCACAATCATGGTCAAAGAAAAAGAACGGCTGGAGATGGGGTATGTTAGCTACAGCACTGAACAAAAAGAGATATCTATCCCCGTCAACGCTCTTGTCACTCTGGAGCCCGGCCCGGACCAGACAACAAAAATCCGGCTCGAATTAACCGATGCCCAGGGACCGTATCTGGTTTTTGAAATCGGGCAAATATGGATCGCGGTTATTTTGAATGAGCCTGATTACTTTTTTCATGCCCCGCTTAGCACCGAAGAACGCGGACGTCTCACCGCTTATGCCGGCCCCCATAATCTGTCTTTCAACAACATGATCGATCTTGTCCTCCAGCCGATCAGCGCTGATCGATCGGCCCCTCTGCAAATCGAGGGCGTCGACGCATGGTTGATGATGGCGGATATTAAAGCGCTGCGCTTACGGGATGAACAAACCGGCGCCCTCCTTTGGGAACGGTTACCGAAAGAAAACAAAAAAGACGAAAAAGACTCTGTTTTCTGGTAAACTACCCGAATGGGAAGGAGTGTAAACGCTCATGTATTCACATCTGGACCCGATCTTCAAAACACACATCCGGCAAACCGAAACAACGGATACCGGGTTGCACATTCGCCGTGACGATCCCCGGCAACAAGGCCGTAAAAACGACCGTGACCGGAAAGATGAAACCGATAACTCGCTGTGGGAAGACAGCGCCGAAGTCTCGGTCAGCGCCCTAAGAACCTTTCTGGAAGATCTGATCGCCCCGCGCCAAAAGCCGGAAACCAGCCCCGAATCTTCAGAAAATAGAGAAACTGAACCGCTCCCGACACAAAAACCCGTTTCCCCTCAGGCCGCCACCGCCGCAAAGGCCTATCAGCATTCAGCGGAAACTAAAGGGGAGCCGCCTGTCCTCCCCAGTCACCATAGCGCGCGCTCCTCTGATGAAACGGCAAATAAACTGACGCAAGAGGACATCGACATGATCCGCCGCCTGATAAGTGAGTTATACGACCTTCCCGGACACACAAACCTGCAGCTATCCCTGAAACCCGGCAACAGTTTCATACAAAGTCTGATCGACGCCGTTACACTGGCCAAGCAGGCGGTGTAATCACGGGTTTACATTAACCGATACCCCGGCTCTTCCGTAACCAGAAGCATGGGATTCGCCGGATCGTCTTCTATTTTCTGGCGCAAACGATAGATGTGGGTTTCCAGCGTATGAGTTTCCAGTCCCGCCGCATACCCCCAGACATCATCAAGCAATTCCTGACGACTGACAACGGCTCCTTTTTGCTGGTAAAGGCGAAGCAGCATGTCGCGTTCCTTCTCGGTTAAACGAATAGTTCTGCGTTCTTTGCCACAAACAATTTTGCTCTCGACCGGATACAGAATACAGGAACCAAAGACGACCTCATCGGCAATTACCGTTTTATTCTCGCGTAAATGCTTGGCCAGCCTGTCCAGTAAAGCCCCCATACGAAAGGGCCGGTAAAAGACATCATGACGATTCAAGGACATATCCGGGATATTGTGATCTTCGCCGGCCAGAACAACAAAGGGCGTTTGAATGGCTTCATCCTGCAAACGCTCATAGAGTTCGGCAACACTCATATCCATCGCCTGACCATAGAGCAAAACAAGCCTGTTTTTCAGATGCGCATGAATTTCATGAATTTTTGCCAGAGCATCCCCGGCGCTCTCGAAAAACAGCAGTTCCTTATCCGGCCAGCGAATTAAAACCTGCTCCAGCATCCGCTTTAGTAGCGGATCTGTTATGATCGCTAATATTTTATCTTTGTCTCTATCCACAAACGCCTCCCCTGCCTTGTAGCTTGTTTAGTGTAGCAAGCCTACACGCGGAACAAAAGGAAAACCCGGCGGCAAATAATTCCGGAAAACTTTCATAAAAAAGAAGCTAACCGACTGATTTTAAAGGATCGTCCTCTGGCACGGCGCTTGCAGCGCATTCTTCGAGGTTTTGAATGATTGAAAGTTTGATCCAGACAGGAGTGCCGGCGGCGGAACAAGGGTCTGCCGTGCCAGCGCCGCGCAAACGATTCCATATGGGGTCGAGTGAC containing:
- a CDS encoding ribonucleoside triphosphate reductase; this translates as MPLDAILAPATPKKNDSFDADNITTLFGGTDVDCSEAVSEYISKEDWRINANANTGYSNAGLINNVAGKIIANFWLDEVYSAEEGRAHREGDVHIHDLDCLTGYCAGWSLRALLNEGFNGVAGRVSSRPPRHFREALGQMANFLGILQSEWAGAQAFSSFDTYLAPYVFRDQLGFEDIKKAIRQFVYNLNVPARWGQSPFTNITLDITPPEDLQNNFPTAEDIHLFKELDDNDLLKKAQQRDMGIRTLEDMTYRHFVPEMEMIVIAYYEVMTEGDSNGQPFTFPIPTVNITEDFNWDTPVANAIFDNTAKVGSSYFQNFVGSQYKRDADGNRIPNPEAYSPGAVRSMCCRLQLDLRELQKRGNGLFGSAEMTGSLGVVTINMARLGYKYKGNHDGLMEELDRLMDISYSTLEKKRSFAQGMYDRGLYPYTARYLPFLRNHFSTIGVNGMNEMIRNFTGDEYDITDERGIEMSLSILDHMRDKMKGYQQESGNLYNLEATPAEGTTYRFAKEDKKRFPDIIQSGCGDQIYYTNSSQIPAGHTDDPFEALELQNELQCKYTGGTVLHLYMNEQLSSPEACKRFVKKVIENYQMPYITVTPVFSVCDEHGYLKGEQPECPHCHTKTKVWSRVMGYFRPVDSFNIGKKGEHAERRFFKEEWVDTGNLFSGN
- a CDS encoding anaerobic ribonucleoside-triphosphate reductase activating protein, with product MSNACQIEVKQEPGTCERAGSQLLPVYSVTPFTMLDFPDKTACIVWLSGCNMRCRYCHNPDIVLGKGRGTVEDVMQFLRKRQGLLDGVVLSGGEASIWPDLPGFIRMVKKMGYAVKLDTNGLRPDVIADFLENDLLDYVALDYKAPPEKFKYVTGTDKFAAFEKTLALLCAQKNVPFEIRTTVHTALMDESDINAIITDLEQKAYRGTYHIQNFRADNDRPTLGKLKEQPRPLDRSKIRTNTSFACAFRNF
- a CDS encoding mucoidy inhibitor MuiA family protein produces the protein MTRVLLAFLVVFGLLPAVAKAADVVADSKIQAVTVYTNRATVTRWAVVDIPAGAHSVVFQDLPAILLPDSLRAEGKAAATVKFGAVTHKRVTSSELASAKERELNDQLEGLQDQVYLMDAERQALQVRKTFLENIGKQATLRTNEDIAELDLKPDQWAGAAATIHQGMSEILKAEVELGIKKRDLDRKIQKVREELNQLRTGQRSSYEVSVPLESAAATQLMISLSYQVPNARWKPVYDARLDTGASKLDLIQYGAVSQRTGEDWSGVVLTLSTAQPQRGASLPDLNPWWVDLWSPENRGRLMKSMSMGGTAMAVMSDSMDGVAMEENMAMSSAAPVPMREAEFAVAEIETGGFVSEYKIPGPAVVLADGSETKLMVGAFDTESAIMIHVKPQMSTDAFLVAQTKLKGESPLLPGPVSLFRDGAFVGQSALPLLRPAEEYALYFGVDDQVSVTRKVMLDERKDAGVISRDNTLERHYVTAIQNLHNQPVTVVVAETVPTPRNEKIDVKLVKDNTTAGYEEDADDVKGLLRWEMKLAPKAEKKVVLGWKVTWPKDQNLSGL
- a CDS encoding winged helix-turn-helix domain-containing protein, producing the protein MLEQVLIRWPDKELLFFESAGDALAKIHEIHAHLKNRLVLLYGQAMDMSVAELYERLQDEAIQTPFVVLAGEDHNIPDMSLNRHDVFYRPFRMGALLDRLAKHLRENKTVIADEVVFGSCILYPVESKIVCGKERRTIRLTEKERDMLLRLYQQKGAVVSRQELLDDVWGYAAGLETHTLETHIYRLRQKIEDDPANPMLLVTEEPGYRLM